From the genome of Acidimicrobiales bacterium:
TCGAGCAGCGCTACGAGATCCGGCCAGACGGGACCACACGTAGGAACTACTACGTGAAGGAGAGCGTCGGGATCGCCGCCGGGCTGTTCATCGCAGCCCTGAACGAGATGGGCCTGGCGACCCTGCCCCACACCCCGTCACCCATGGCGTTCCTGCGGACGGTCCTGGGTCGCCCGGAGAACGAGCGACCGTTCGTGATGTTCCCGGTCGGCCACCCCATGGATGGGGTCAAGGTGCCCGACCTCCGCCGCAAGCCGCTCGAGGAGGTCTTCGTCGAGCCCGACGGGCAGCTTGACGGTGCCGGCTGAACAGAACCGGCACGGCCGGCCCGGAGCGTGACCGGGAGCCCGGCGCGCGAGGATGCCCGCATGGACGACGGGAGACGGGGTTCCGGTACCCGGGCCAGCGGTGGGTGCGACTGCGGTGGGGTGCGCTACCGGGTGGACGGAGAACTGCGCGACGTCGTGCACTGCCACTGCGAACCGTGCCGCCGGATCACCGGCCACCACATGGCGGCCACCGCGGCGAAGGTCGACGACGTCCACTTCGAGAGCGATGCCACCCTCACCTGGCACTATCGGACGTCGACCACCCGTTACGGGTTCTGCTCGGCGTGTGGTTCAACGCTCTTCTGGTCGGCGACCGACAAGGCGGACATGCTCTCCATCGCCGCCGGGACGATCGACCAGCCGTCCGGGCTGTCCACCGTGCTGGCCATCTACGCGGACGAGGCGTCCGACTTCCACCGACTCGACGACACGATCCAGACCTTCGGCCGGGATCGGCCCGTTGACCACCCGTCGAGGCCCTGACTCGGCGGCGATGCCTGATCAGCCCGGGGAAACGGCGGCTGTCGGACCCGGTCAGGGGTACCCGGCCCGCAGGTCCGCCGGACCTATGCTCCGGCCATGCGCCTTGTCATGGTTCCGCTGCTCGCTCTGGCCGTTCTGGCGGCCGCCTGTGGGGGGTCCGAGGATGAGCCGATCGTCGTGCAGACAACCACGACCGGGATGTTCGTGACGACCACAGTCGCGCCTTCCTCGGACTCTGCGCCGGCCACCACATCTCCGACCGTTGCTACCGCCGCCGCGGTGGCCACCACGACCACCCCGGTAGCCGCCAGCACCGCCGCGGTGACCACGACCACAGAGCCAGTGGTCGACGTTCCGCAGTCTGTGACCGTGGAGAAGGGCGATTCGCTGTCCAAGATCGCCAAGCGGTACGGCACCACCGTCGACGCCCTGGTCAGGATCAACGAGCTCTGCGACGCCAACCAGATCTTCGTGGGCCAGGTGATCGTCCTCGAGGACGCGGATGCCGAGGCGGACGACGCTGGCGAGCAGGTCGAGACGGCCATCGTCACGGTCCAGGCCGGTGACTCCCTCTCCAAGATCGCCAAGCGCCACGACACCACCGTCGAGGAGATGATGGCGCTCAACGACATCGACGACCCCAACCTCCTCTTCGTGGGCCAGGAGCTACTGATCGATGAGGTGGTGTCGGCCGACGAGGAGCCCGAGGAGAACCCCAACTGCTGACGTCCCGTCCGCCGGCGGGGCCTCCTGTTGCCTGACCTCGCCGGTCGTCCCGGTTCGGCGGGTCTACGATCCGCGGCGTGACCCTCCGGCTTGAGACACGCGACGAGGCCAGGCTGGCAGGTGCCGAGGGCCCGGCCCAGCGGTTGGCCACCCGGGTGGTCACCCGGCTGGCCACCGCAATGGGGGCCGACGGGCTACTCGACATAACCGGCGCACACATCGATTCGTGCCTCTACCACGGGCAGGCGGTCCTCGACTTCGCCCATCGCCTGGCTGACGACGGCGCACGTGTACTCGTGCCGACCACGTTGAACGTGTCGTCGCTGGACCTGCTGCATCCGGAACACGCCCGGGGCGATCCCGAGGAGGCCAGGCTCTCCCGGCGGCTCATGGAGCGCTTCGAGGAGATGGGCTGTCGGCCGACCTGGACCTGTGCGCCCTACCAGCTCGAGGTCCGGCCGGGGTTCGGCGAGCAGATCGCCTGGGCGGAGTCCAACGCCATCGTGTTCGCCAACTCGGTACTTGGCGCCCGTACCAACCGGTACGGAGACTTCGCCGACATCTGCTGCGCCATCACCGGACGGGCACCTGCCGCCGGGCTCCACCTCGACGAGCACCGCCGGGCCACCGTGGTCATCCGGCTGGATGGCGTGTCCGCCGACCTGCTGGCGCGCGACGTGTGCTATCCGGTGCTCGGTGGCCTGATCGGCCGACTGGTCGGTAAGGCGGTGCCGGTGGTCGACGGCCTGGAGCCCGGGGTGTCCGAGGATCGACTCAAGGCGTTGGGAGCGGCGTCGGCGTCGACCGGTTCGGTGGGGATGTTCCACATGGTCGGGAGCACGCCTGAGGCCCCGACGCTGGAGGAGGCGCTGGCCGGCCACGAACCAGTCGAGGAGATCACGGTCACCGCGGCCGACCTGCGGGCCGCCCGGGACCGACTCTCCACGACCTCCGACGACGACCTGCGGACGGTCAGCCTGGGCACACCGCACTATTCGGTCGCCGAGATCGGTCGGCTGGTCGAGCTGTTGGGCGACCGGCGGGTCGCCGACGGCGTGGCCTTCTACGTCTCCACCGGGCGCGACGTACTCCACGAGGTGAGCCTGCTGGGTTGGGCCAGCCGCCTGGTCGACGCCGGGGTGAGCATGGTGACCGACACCTGCACCTACTTCACGCCGATCATCGGGGACGTCACCGGTACGGCGATGACCGATTCTGCCAAGTGGGCCTACTACGCCCCGGGGAACCTCGGCCTGGAGGTCGTCTTCGGGAGCACCGAGGACTGCGTGGAATCGGCGGTGGTCGGCCGGGTGGTCAGGGACGAGGGGATCTGGGCCGGTGCCTGACCGGGGGGCGACGCCGGTACCACTGGTCGCCGGCACGGCCACAGGCGAGGTGTTGCGCCTCGACGAGCCCCTCAGCTTCTGGGGAGGGTTGGAGACCGTCGAGGGCCGGATCATCGACCAGCGCCACCCCCAGGTCGGCGAGATGGTGGCCGGCCGGGTACTGGTGATGCCGTTCGGTCGGGGATCCAGCTCCGGCAGCAGCGTGATCTGCGAGGCGGTCCGGGCGGGGACGGCGCCGGCGGCCATCCTGATGGCCGAGCGCGATGACATCATCGCCCTCGGGGCCATCGTGGCCGAGGAGGTCTACGGCCTGGTGATGCCGGTGGTGGTGGTGCCACCGGAGGCGTTCGAAGGCCTGGAGACCGGTGCGATGGTGGCCGTCGGGGTGGACGGCACGGTGACGGCGTCCCCGGACGCAGGCGGCCCGGCCTGACAGGTCAGTCCTCTGGGATCCAGTCCTCGGTGGTGATGCCCAGACCGTCGGCGATCCGGTTGGCATAGGCGTAGTAGGCGGTGACCTCCGCTATGTCCAGCACGTCGCGGTCGCTGAACCCGGCCGCCCGGAGGGCATCCACGTCGGCTCGTTCCATGTTGCCGGGGGTACGGGTGAGCTTCACGGCGTAGTCGAGCATGGTCCGACGGGATGGCGCGAGGGGAGCCGTCGTCCAGTCGGCCTCGATGGCGGCCAGCAGGTCGTCGTCCTTCAGCAGCTGGCGCAGACCGCGCCGATGGTGGGTTACTCAGTAGTGGCAGTGGTTCTCGAGGCTGACCACCAGAGCCACCAGCTCACGCTCGACCTTGCGGAGCGTTCCCGTGCCGGACATGGCCGAGCGGTAGAGCCCGTCGTGGGCGGCCAGCCCACGGGGGTTGAGCGAGTGGACGGCCATGATCCGGTCGACCCGGTCGAAGGTGGCGTCGACGACCCGGCCGTAGAGGTCGGCCAGGCCGTCATGGTCCTTCCATCTGTCGTCGGGGACGGTCTCGATCCATGCCATGGCGGCGAGTCTGGCACGGGCCGGCAGGGGCTGTCGCGGAGGTGGATCAGGCGTCGAGGGCGAACTCGCTGAGGCGCTCGTAGAGCGGCCGGGCCTCGGCGACCACCCCACGGAGGTGTTCCGGTGCCGGTTCGGTGCTCGGGTGGCCTGACTCGAACCCGGTCGACCGGTGGGTGCTGGCGTACCAGTGCTCGGCCCACACGCCGTCCTCGGGCTTTGGGCCGGCGGGCCACGACAGCATTCCGGGATCGAAGGCCAGTCCCAGGCGGCCGCACAAGGTGCGGAGGACGGCTTCCGGGGCGGCGAGCAGGGCAGTCGAGTCGATGACGATCGGATCGCCGCCGTCGGCCAGGATCGACTCCAGCAACTCCACCTGTATGGGCAGGCCGGTGTCGGTCACGTTCACGTCGGGCACGTTCTTCGCGAACGAGGTGATGACCCTCTCGGGGTCCCGGATCAGCAGGAGGTTCCGACAGCGACCCAGGAACGCCCGGTCCAGCTGGACGACGTGCTGGGCCATCTGCTTGAAGAACACGACCGGCGTCGGGTGTTCGCCCAGGATCAGGTCGCGCACGACGGCCTCACCGTCCGGGTCCTGGCTGGTCAGCACCTCGTCGCGGCCCGGATGCTCCCGCCCGGTGACCCGCAGGTAGTGGGCGTAGATGGGCTCGTCGAAGACCGTCGTGTCATCACGCTGCCGGAAGGCGTACATGAACGACGTTGAGATGTTCCGGGGGCCCGACCAGCAGTTGATGCGGAGCGTCACGGGGTGCCCGCCTCAGCCGTCGGTGACGTCGGCCTCCACGGCCGCTCTGTAGAGGTCCTGGAGTCGGGCGGTGATAGGGCCCGGTCGGCCGTCGCCGATGGTCCGGCCGTCGATCTCGACGACGGGGGTCAGGCCACCGAACGTGCCGGTCACGAAGGCCTCCTCGGCCGAGTAGACGTCGGTGAGGGAGAACGGCTTCTGGTGGGCGGTGAGGCCGGCCTCCGGCGCCACCTCGAGCACCAGCTGGCGGGTGATGCCGTTGAGGTTGTAGTGGCCGGTCGACGTCCACACCCCGCCCTCCCGAACCACGAAGAAGTTGGTGGCGTTGCAGGTGGCCACGGCACCGGTGGGGTCGAGCATGAGCGCCTCGTCGGCACCGGCCTTCACTGCCTGGATGAGGGCGATCACCTCGTGCAGCTTGGAGTGGGAGTTGAGGCGCTGGTCCAGCGTGTCGGGCGGTGGTCTACGGACCGTCGTCGTGAACAGGGTGATGCCGGCCTCGGCGACGGCCGGGTCGGCCGTCTTGTGCTCGGCGATGATCACCATGTTGGGCCCGCCCACGACGTTGGAGGGATGCTGGGACGGGGTCTTCTTGTCGCCCCGGGTGACCATGAGCCTGGCGTGCACGTCGTCGTGCATGTCGTTGTGCCTGACGGTGGCGTACAGGGCCTCGGTGACCTCGTCGCGGCTCATGGCGATGTCCAGGTCGATGGCCGCCGCGCCGGCGAACAACCGGTCCAGGTGCCTGTCCAGGAAGGCGAACCGTCCGTGGTGGAGGCGCAGCCCCTCCCATATGCCGTCGCCCACCAGGAAGCCGCTGTCGAAAACCGACACCCTGGCCTCGTGTCGTGCGAAGAACTCGCCGTTGATGAAGATCTCAACGGACTCGTTGCGTTCGTCGGCCAGTGCCTGGTGGGTACTGCGGGACATGGCGGCGAGCGTACCGACGGCGGTCGCCAGGGGTTGCGGTCGGGTGAGATGTTGGTCACACGACGGCGAGGTTGGTCCGCTACCCTTCCGTCTGCCCATCGCCGATGACGCCAACGGAGAGCAAGTGACAACCCATGCCGTCTCGACGAAGTCCGCGAAGCGACTTGTGTCCGTCGATCGCTTCCTCACATTCATACGGGTCTTCCTGGTCACCATGATCATCATCGGACTGCTGGCCTTCATCTGGCAGCAGTTCGACGCCGACAACCCGTTCGCCCGGTGGCGCAACCCGGGCGCCCGGGGCCTCACGGGCGACCAGTTCAAGGGCCTGCTCATTTCCGGCCTCTCCCAGGGCTCGATGTACGGCCTCATCGCCCTGGGCTACTCGATGGTCTACGGCGTGCTCGGCTTCATCAACTTCGCCCACGGCGAGGTGTTCATGGTCGGGGCGATGACCGGGTTCATCGCCTCTGAGAAGTTCAATGCCAACGGGATGTGGGAGTCCAACTTCCTCCTCTGCCTGGCACTGATCGTGCTGATGGCGATCTTCTTCTCGACGTCTTTGGCCGTGCTGATGGAGCGGGTGGCCTACCGGCCGCTGCGCAACTCTCCCAGGCTGATTCCGCTCATCACCTCGATCGGCGTGTCGTTCTTCATCCAGAACTTGGTGCTCGGGCTGTTCGGGCCGTCCACGAAGAGCTACCCGCGCCTCCCCGAGTGGCTCTCCAAGCAGCGCTCCATCCTGACCTTCGAGATAGCAGGCACCCGCCTCCTGGTGCTGGTGGTGGCCGCTGCCTCGATGGGCGTCCTCTGGTACATCGTGGAGCGCACCAAGACCGGCAAGGCCATGCGGGCCGTTGCCGAGGACAAGGAGATCGCCTCGCTGATGGGGATCGACGTCAACCGGACCATCGTCACCACGTTCGCCGTGGGTGGAGCGATGGCGGGCGTGGGCGGGATCCTCTGGGGCCTCATGTTCCGGTCGGTCACCCACATGACAGGGTTCCTGCCCGGCGTCAAGGCCTTCACCGCCGCTGTGGTGGGTGGCATCGGGAACCTGGGCGGTGCCATGGCCGGCGGCATCTCCCTGGGCTCGGCCGAGTCGATCGCCCCGCTGCTCATCCTGGAACCACTCGGCGTGCCCGGCGTGTCACAGCTCAAGGACGCCGTGGCCTTCACCGTGCTGGTCCTCGTGCTCTTGTTCAAGCCGGCCGGCCTCTTCGGAGAGCGGCTCTCGTCGGAGGAGCGGGCATGAGCGCCCTTGTCGCACCCATGCCGTCGTCGGCCATTGACCAGGACTGGGGCAAGGTGCTGCGCTGGGGGCTGATCTGCGGCGGCGCCCTGATCGCCATCTGCCTGGTCGGCATGCCCGTCGAGCTGGACCGGCGGGAGCTCATCGAGCGGTACCTCAGCCTCGGCTACGTGTCCGTCCTGTTGATTCCGATCCTGATAGGTCGCATAGCCGCCACCCAGGTGGTCCTGGAGGGCTTCGAGTCCCGGAAGCAAGGCCTCTACGACCTGGTCACCGGCCTGATGGTCGGCCTCCTCGGCGGAGGCTGCCTGTCTCTGCTGATGCTGGCGCTGGATTCCTGGAACCTGCGGGACCCGCTGGTCAACTGGAGTCCGAAGCTCTTCCGCTTCCTCACCTACGAGAACGGCATGGGCTTCGGGGCCGGGGCCTGGATCGTGACCTGCGGGGCGCTCAGCCTGGCCGGTGCATCGCTGCACGTCGTGCCGGCGATCGTGCGACGATCGACCGGGACCGTGGTGCTCAGCCTGCTGGCCCTGTCGGTCCTGGAGGGAGCGGTCGATGACCTCTCAGAGGGCTTCGGCCTCGACTGGCTGACCGACCTCATGTACGCCAAGAAGGGCGGCCTGACCCTCACCTCTACCATCGTGGTCGGCGCTGTCATCGCCGTCGTTTCGGTGCTCACCAGCGGCCGTGTAAAGGCGGTAACCAACCGCTACCGGGACATGCAGGGCGCCGAGCGCCAGAAGGCATCCATGATCCTGTTCGCCGTGGTGGCGGTGCTCTGCATCGTGCTGCCGATATTCCTGGGCAAGATCATGAACGAGCTGCTGGCCAACGTCGGCCTCTTCCTGTTGCTGGCCCTGGGCCTCAATATCGTGGTCGGCCTGGCAGGCCTCCTGGACCTCGGCTACGTGGCCTTCTTCGCCGTGGGCGGTTACACGACCGCCGTCCTGACATCGCCCAACAGCCCGTTCTTCGCCCCGGAACTGCACTTCGGATTCGCCCTCATCTTCGTTGTCATCTTCGCCACCATCGTCGGCCTGCTGATCGGGGCGCCCGTCATCAGGATGCGCGGCGACTACCTGGCCATCGTGACCCTCGGATTCGGTGAGATAATCCGCCTGCTGTTCATGTCGGACTGGCTGGGCCCCTATTTCGGTGGCGCCCAGGGAATCACCAACGTCCCGGGTGTCGACCTGGGCTTCGCCACGGTGAAGGGCACCGACCCAAGGTCGGTGTTCTACTTGGTGCTGTTCTTCTGCGTCATCGCCATCTACATCTCGTGGCGCCTGCAGGCCTCCCGCCTGGGCCGGGCCTGGATGGCCATCCGGGAGGACGAGCAGGTGGCCGAGGCCATGGGCATCAACACGGTGAGCTCCAAACTGATGGCCTTCGTGGTGGGCGCAGTGCTGGCTGCCTTCAGCGGGGCGGTGCTGGCTGCCAAGGTCGGCTCCGTCTTCCCGACAAGCTTCATGATCCTGATCTCGATCATCATCCTCGTGGTGGTGATCGTCGGTGGCATGGGCAACATCGCCGGAGTGATGGTCGGCTCGTTCGTCCTGATCGGCGTGTTGGGCGGGCCAAAGCAGCCGGGCCTGCTCCAGGAGTTCCAGAACTTCAAGCTGCTCATCTACGGAATGCTGCTCGTCTTCATGATGCTGAAGCGCCCGGAGGGCCTCGTGCCCAGCGCCCGTCGCAGCCGGGAGCTCCACCAGGAGGAGTTCCTTCAGGACGCCTGGTTGAAGGGCGACAAGTCGGACGACGACGCCGATGACGAGGACGCGGTCAACGTGGGCGACGGGGGAGGGGAGGAGGAATGAGCCTTCTCGAGATCAAGGACCTGAAGATCACCTTCGGCGGCCTGGATGCCCTGTCCGGCCTCAACTTCGACATCGACGAGGGTGAGATCGTCAGCGTCATCGGCCCCAACGGTGCCGGCAAGACGACGTTCTTCAATGC
Proteins encoded in this window:
- a CDS encoding aconitase X catalytic domain-containing protein; protein product: MTLRLETRDEARLAGAEGPAQRLATRVVTRLATAMGADGLLDITGAHIDSCLYHGQAVLDFAHRLADDGARVLVPTTLNVSSLDLLHPEHARGDPEEARLSRRLMERFEEMGCRPTWTCAPYQLEVRPGFGEQIAWAESNAIVFANSVLGARTNRYGDFADICCAITGRAPAAGLHLDEHRRATVVIRLDGVSADLLARDVCYPVLGGLIGRLVGKAVPVVDGLEPGVSEDRLKALGAASASTGSVGMFHMVGSTPEAPTLEEALAGHEPVEEITVTAADLRAARDRLSTTSDDDLRTVSLGTPHYSVAEIGRLVELLGDRRVADGVAFYVSTGRDVLHEVSLLGWASRLVDAGVSMVTDTCTYFTPIIGDVTGTAMTDSAKWAYYAPGNLGLEVVFGSTEDCVESAVVGRVVRDEGIWAGA
- a CDS encoding branched-chain amino acid ABC transporter permease, whose amino-acid sequence is MSALVAPMPSSAIDQDWGKVLRWGLICGGALIAICLVGMPVELDRRELIERYLSLGYVSVLLIPILIGRIAATQVVLEGFESRKQGLYDLVTGLMVGLLGGGCLSLLMLALDSWNLRDPLVNWSPKLFRFLTYENGMGFGAGAWIVTCGALSLAGASLHVVPAIVRRSTGTVVLSLLALSVLEGAVDDLSEGFGLDWLTDLMYAKKGGLTLTSTIVVGAVIAVVSVLTSGRVKAVTNRYRDMQGAERQKASMILFAVVAVLCIVLPIFLGKIMNELLANVGLFLLLALGLNIVVGLAGLLDLGYVAFFAVGGYTTAVLTSPNSPFFAPELHFGFALIFVVIFATIVGLLIGAPVIRMRGDYLAIVTLGFGEIIRLLFMSDWLGPYFGGAQGITNVPGVDLGFATVKGTDPRSVFYLVLFFCVIAIYISWRLQASRLGRAWMAIREDEQVAEAMGINTVSSKLMAFVVGAVLAAFSGAVLAAKVGSVFPTSFMILISIIILVVVIVGGMGNIAGVMVGSFVLIGVLGGPKQPGLLQEFQNFKLLIYGMLLVFMMLKRPEGLVPSARRSRELHQEEFLQDAWLKGDKSDDDADDEDAVNVGDGGGEEE
- a CDS encoding aminotransferase class IV → MSRSTHQALADERNESVEIFINGEFFARHEARVSVFDSGFLVGDGIWEGLRLHHGRFAFLDRHLDRLFAGAAAIDLDIAMSRDEVTEALYATVRHNDMHDDVHARLMVTRGDKKTPSQHPSNVVGGPNMVIIAEHKTADPAVAEAGITLFTTTVRRPPPDTLDQRLNSHSKLHEVIALIQAVKAGADEALMLDPTGAVATCNATNFFVVREGGVWTSTGHYNLNGITRQLVLEVAPEAGLTAHQKPFSLTDVYSAEEAFVTGTFGGLTPVVEIDGRTIGDGRPGPITARLQDLYRAAVEADVTDG
- a CDS encoding LysM peptidoglycan-binding domain-containing protein produces the protein MRLVMVPLLALAVLAAACGGSEDEPIVVQTTTTGMFVTTTVAPSSDSAPATTSPTVATAAAVATTTTPVAASTAAVTTTTEPVVDVPQSVTVEKGDSLSKIAKRYGTTVDALVRINELCDANQIFVGQVIVLEDADAEADDAGEQVETAIVTVQAGDSLSKIAKRHDTTVEEMMALNDIDDPNLLFVGQELLIDEVVSADEEPEENPNC
- a CDS encoding GFA family protein, giving the protein MDDGRRGSGTRASGGCDCGGVRYRVDGELRDVVHCHCEPCRRITGHHMAATAAKVDDVHFESDATLTWHYRTSTTRYGFCSACGSTLFWSATDKADMLSIAAGTIDQPSGLSTVLAIYADEASDFHRLDDTIQTFGRDRPVDHPSRP
- a CDS encoding DUF126 domain-containing protein, translated to MPDRGATPVPLVAGTATGEVLRLDEPLSFWGGLETVEGRIIDQRHPQVGEMVAGRVLVMPFGRGSSSGSSVICEAVRAGTAPAAILMAERDDIIALGAIVAEEVYGLVMPVVVVPPEAFEGLETGAMVAVGVDGTVTASPDAGGPA
- a CDS encoding branched-chain amino acid ABC transporter permease, whose amino-acid sequence is MSVDRFLTFIRVFLVTMIIIGLLAFIWQQFDADNPFARWRNPGARGLTGDQFKGLLISGLSQGSMYGLIALGYSMVYGVLGFINFAHGEVFMVGAMTGFIASEKFNANGMWESNFLLCLALIVLMAIFFSTSLAVLMERVAYRPLRNSPRLIPLITSIGVSFFIQNLVLGLFGPSTKSYPRLPEWLSKQRSILTFEIAGTRLLVLVVAAASMGVLWYIVERTKTGKAMRAVAEDKEIASLMGIDVNRTIVTTFAVGGAMAGVGGILWGLMFRSVTHMTGFLPGVKAFTAAVVGGIGNLGGAMAGGISLGSAESIAPLLILEPLGVPGVSQLKDAVAFTVLVLVLLFKPAGLFGERLSSEERA